In Coccidioides posadasii str. Silveira chromosome 4, complete sequence, one genomic interval encodes:
- a CDS encoding uncharacterized protein (antiSMASH:Cluster_4.1), producing MHGALICFDADFIEDPEGDTCLTMHMNVPAICVERDPSRSKTYRRNSRSTEATHQRNRPNRARTGSESASRCLVPFRRDPPANVVVSQGALHCTRAPEPPK from the coding sequence ATGCATGGAGCACTGATATGTTTCGATGCCGACTTCATTGAAGATCCTGAAGGTGACACCTGCCTTACGATGCATATGAACGTGCCAGCTATTTGTGTAGAGCGAGACCCTTCTCGCTCAAAAACATATCGACGCAATTCGAGATCAACCGAGGCGACGCATCAGCGAAACAGGCCTAATCGCGCCCGTACTGGCTCCGAATCCGCCTCCCGATGCTTAGTCCCCTTTCGCCGCGATCCTCCAGCCAATGTCGTCGTCTCGCAAGGTGCGCTGCATTGTACAAGAGCTCCAGAGCCTCCTAAGTAG
- a CDS encoding uncharacterized protein (antiSMASH:Cluster_4.1~EggNog:ENOG410Q5BJ) — translation MIEDHLIATPSSTVNNSPWPTSENPLASPPARKTPRASHQSSNDDLFDWVRPQDFALQTEQLSSSLQDSGQPLGFCGPVDGTLLGMQPTFSNFADPTRRSFTDVQPDVVSRCRLWSTTPKQPYDRSGSRGEESREGGFASLLDHCARLQRHLITTDEDTSTTSEEGALPTPKKLEVSDDRLQDILEDIDSSCKLLLEVCDEGSLSKPASSTWTNPPLDLASASLITAVVFKVFQLCEVLLSGQGLRVRSMKDVLLQKRLDFNITQARVVAARVEQWTQNRRLISQELSKKAMQIEERFTSQRGRGSMGMVAEPENMESPRI, via the coding sequence ATGATCGAGGATCATTTGATTGCTACTCCCAGCAGCACTGTTAATAACTCCCCGTGGCCCACGTCTGAAAACCCGCTCGCAAGCCCGCCAGCAAGAAAGACTCCCAGGGCTAGCCACCAAAGCAGTAATGATGATCTCTTCGATTGGGTCCGTCCTCAAGACTTCGCACTACAAACAGAGCAACTGAGCTCCAGCTTGCAAGACTCCGGTCAGCCGCTCGGATTCTGTGGGCCCGTGGACGGCACTCTCCTGGGCATGCAACCCACTTTCTCGAACTTTGCTGATCCAACCCGTCGCTCCTTTACAGACGTACAACCCGACGTTGTGTCGCGATGTCGCCTGTGGTCAACGACTCCCAAGCAACCATACGATCGCAGTGGATCCCGAGGTGAAGAATCTAGAGAAGGGGGGTTTGCTAGCTTGTTGGACCATTGCGCGAGGCTTCAGCGACATCTCATAACGACTGACGAGGATACCTCTACAACCTCGGAAGAGGGTGCGTTGCCAACGCCCAAGAAACTCGAAGTGTCGGATGACCGGTTGCAAGATATCCTGGAAGACATCGACTCCAGCTGCAAACTCCTGCTTGAGGTGTGTGACGAGGGGAGCTTGTCCAAGCCAGCTTCTTCGACATGGACGAACCCCCCCTTGGATTTGGCTTCTGCATCCTTGATAACGGCCGTTGTATTTAAGGTTTTCCAGCTCTGTGAAGTCCTACTCAGCGGCCAGGGCCTGAGAGTGCGCTCCATGAAGGATGTTCTTCTCCAGAAGAGACTTGACTTTAACATCACCCAGGCGAGGGTTGTGGCGGCGCGGGTCGAGCAGTGGACGCAGAATAGGCGGCTGATTTCGCAGGAACTTTCGAAAAAGGCCATGCAAATCGAGGAAAGATTCACTAGCCAGCGTGGACGCGGCTCCATGGGGATGGTTGCTGAACCTGAAAACATGGAGTCTCCGAGGATATAG
- a CDS encoding uncharacterized protein (antiSMASH:Cluster_4.1~EggNog:ENOG410PT59~COG:S), translated as MPCSDYLPNPMLHPGCQQEGKFTKKQQLPLPAAWSRNTRPQSPQVPSRKSTKSVHGDLKGTKKHLTGMQKVEIVKSIWQVNMPLLHSNGPVDTAMEYFNKIDCPRMAGARFEPRQTNSRFSHRGAHTKSLYGERTKPGRPRIHRNMTTVKSGLFREQLSTVRGSHVPLAHYTHVPAAPEHPAQFPERTLAKIKTSGLHHPKIKTESTSPAPKEQMWSYSLERNVPSPLARHASALPPLAASQSQSYYFIPAKIGQSSVYDRSPYQNSPALGSGASTSGFSAGLTPNINGFISSRTSIEDSPDVISPTNTSDGVSPTQGYDLISPISAGVFDDCPRLKRTPTFIKQRSIRESQMKPLPPAPGMPVAPLVIRRGTLVKPLDMPRPQSRVDEPVFLPQNPKPSDLDSLDEAFRRSGLLEDEPSSARSPSLQEATEQLEKQLSRMSSAASLIKDLPDFGQEASQDRDSSTSTREEAMSLVQDAHAKTLHTTKSHLDALSRFSSVKKSSSYIGAKDFALRRSITLSAHNLCEAQNNVQQLKHHHSCDNISKISLPTSSHSRSISLESSPPVSCGPFRTLSRREPSIEHPARLRLPRMRATEHPSEAARELVNLSVVVESPCESDNRTDSMDDQASSSTAEDRSPGPSSSDAEESHQRPPTPEGQPLVEQSPPEQLALFPKLLEIYTASCAPSRASRVPEQPINNISAVAAEKIVLRILQSVGTLEELFNLAVLNRAFYSIFKKNELLLIKGTLFRMSPAAWELREMSPPWEDDDYDVGIVDRPVPEYTPDLYIRHYMRDLCTMVSLKWLILVRCESLLRPETIRALAGQDEERSAEVDDAFWRVWTFCRLFGCGKGREEDIVAQADWLSGGSRARSHNRNSSTLLTCPLAVDSVLFDPPSGFAGGNQGGLTATQLYDMMEIWTCLGVLVQGFYGKNDEAREYGVFDSLGVKAGDRAEEDALLESWTQYLLTLGPSAILTLSSLNPDTPIETMFARAQSLGWTKWTSPTKANSGSNRSFLKEAVSRVYDNRLVRGKEVPRFQTPNLQQSQSPQIARPSSPGRRPRSYSAGASIPKQRRREFARELRRRRQEMKEQAQSKLLAQDTEERPISKFQEVIQRLNGSPSNPTSSDSRSKILQPTSAPSNRNHTATPTTPAIHIAPRGPSPEAEEKISQGRHPSPAPYQRRSRTPVPTFIDPADKALHKLVYELGFNESDAKWALKCTDTGLSLDVEAAIELLLPKSGIGSDTVGGCGRGCTLNGHSPPSCPKFHVKKSRTTAGTGLLHRPTWRWA; from the exons ATGCCCTGTTCCGACTACCTTCCAAACCCAATGCTGCACCCTGGGTGTCAGCAAGAGGGCAAATTCACGAAAAAACAACAGCTTCCTCTCCCTGCAGCTTGGTCAAGAAACACGCGTCCTCAGTCACCACAGGTTCCATCCCGGAAATCAACCAAATCGGTCCATGGAGATTTAAAGGGTACGAAAAAGCATCTCACGGGTATGCAGAAGGTCGAAATTGTGAAATCTATATGGCAGGTCAACATGCCGCTGTTGCATTCAAACGGTCCTGTGGATACAGCGATGGAGTACTTCAACAAAATTGACTGCCCAAGGATGGCTGGGGCACGATTTGAACCGCGCCAGACCAATTCTCGGTTCTCTCATCGAGGTGCACACACCAAGAGCTTATACGGAGAGCGGACGAAGCCTGGCAGGCCTAGAATTCACAGGAACATGACCACTGTAAAATCCGGGCTTTTTCGTGAGCAGCTATCAACAGTGCGCGGGTCCCATGTTCCTCTAGCGCACTATACACATGTGCCTGCAGCCCCAGAACACCCAGCACAATTTCCGGAGAGAACACTGGCAAAAATTAAAACGTCAGGGTTACACCACCCAAAAATCAAAACGGAATCCACTTCGCCAGCCCCAAAGGAACAGATGTGGTCTTATTCGCTTGAGAGGAATGTCCCATCGCCCTTGGCTCGCCACGCCTCTGCCTTGCCTCCGCTTGCTGCCAGCCAATCGCAATCCTATTACTTTATCCCTGCGAAGATCGGTCAGTCTTCAGTCTATGATCGTTCTCCTTATCAGAATTCTCCTGCTTTAGGATCGGGTGCATCGACCTCAGGATTCAGTGCCGGCTTAACACCAAACATAAATGGTTTCATCTCTTCGAGAACCAGCATTGAGGATTCTCCGGATGTAATATCCCCTACTAATACTTCCGATGGTGTTTCACCTACTCAAGGTTATGATCTCATTTCTCCCATTTCTGCTGGAGTCTTCGACGACTGTCCGCGTTTGAAGAGAACCCCAACATTTATAAAACAACGCTCGATCAGAGAATCCCAAATGAAGCCACTTCCTCCAGCACCGGGTATGCCTGTCGCTCCTTTGGTGATCCGCCGTGGCACACTTGTGAAACCTTTGGACATGCCGCGCCCACAGTCACGGGTGGATGAACCAGTCTTTCTTCCCCAGAACCCCAAACCTTCCGATTTGGATAGCCTCGACGAGGCTTTTCGGCGGTCTGGTCTCCTTGAAGATGAACCCAGCAGCGCTCGTTCTCCATCTCTGCAAGAGGCCACGGAGCAGCTAGAGAAGCAACTTTCTCGAATGTCCTCAGCTGCCTCGCTCATCAAAGATCTCCCCGACTTTGGCCAAGAAGCTAGCCAGGACAGGGATTCTAGCACCTCTACTCGCGAAGAGGCCATGTCCCTGGTTCAGGATGCGCATGCCAAGACTCTTCATACCACCAAATCACATTTAGATGCACTGTCGAGGTTCTCGTCCGTCAAGAAATCAAGCTCTTACATCGGGGCTAAGGATTTCGCTCTCCGCCGTAGCATTACGCTATCTGCACATAACCTCTGTGAAGCGCAGAACAATGTTCAGCAATTGAAACACCACCATTCTTGCGACAATATCTCCAAAATCTCATTACCTACCTCGTCTCATTCTCGAAGCATTTCTCTTGAAAGCTCTCCGCCGGTTTCCTGTGGACCTTTTCGAACATTATCAAGACGAGAACCAAGTATAGAACATCCTGCTCGTTTACGATTGCCTCGCATGCGAGCCACCGAACATCCATCGGAGGCCGCCCGCGAACTTGTAAACCTTAGTGTGGTCGTCGAATCGCCTTGTGAGAGCGATAATCGGACCGATTCTATGGACGATCAAGCTTCTTCGTCAACGGCCGAAGACAGGTCACCTGGACCCAGCAGTTCCGATGCAGAAGAATCCCACCAACGCCCACCAACACCAGAAGGCCAGCCTTTAGTGGAGCAAAGTCCACCCGAACAGTTGGCCCTGTTTCCAAAGCTGCTTGAGATCTATACTGCTTCATGTGCCCCATCTCGAGCGTCTAGGGTACCAGAGCAGCCGATAAATAATATTTCTGCGGTAGCAGCAGAGAAAATCGTTCTTCGAATACTTCAAAGCGTTGGTACTCTTGAAGAGCTGTTTAATCTTGCTGTTCTTAACCGGGCATTTTACAGTATATTCAAGAAAAATGAATTACTGCTTATTAAAGGCACTTTATTTCGCATGTCACCTGCTGCCTGGGAACTGCGAGAGATGAGCCCGCCATGGGAAGATGATGACTATGATGTTGGAATTGTGGACCGACCAGTACCCGAATATACTCCCGACCTCTACATTCGCCATTACATGAGAGATCTGTGTACGATGGTTTCTTTGAAGTGGCTGATATTGGTCCGCTGTGAATCTCTACTTCGACCGGAGACAATTCGTGCGTTGGCGGGTCAGGATGAAGAGCGGTCCGCGGAGGTTGATGATGCATTTTGGAGAGTATGGACTTTTTGCCGACTCTTTGGTTGTGGAAAGGGCCGCGAAGAGGATATCGTTGCTCAGGCAGACTGGCTGAGCGGTGGAAGTCGAGCGCGGTCCCATAACCGCAACTCAAGCACTCTTCTTACCTGTCCCTTAGCTGTGGACAGCGTTCTTTTTGACCCTCCATCAGGGTTTGCGGGAGGCAACCAAGGTGGATTGACGGCGACCCAGTTGTACGATATGATGGAGATATGGACTTGTCTGGGCGTCTTGGTCCAAGGCTTTTACGGGAAGAACGATGAAGCTCGTGAGTACGGCGTGTTCGATAGCTTGGGCGTTAAAGCGGGAGATCGTGCTGAAGAGGACGCTTTGCTTG AAAGCTGGACACAATATCTCTTGACGCTTGGACCATCAGCGATACTCACACTCAGCAGCTTGAACCCGGATACACCAATTGAGACTATGTTCGCCCGTGCGCAGTCACTGGGTTGGACGAAATGGACCAGCCCCACAAAAGCAAATAGCGGATCCAACCGTTCTTTTCTTAAAGAAGCTGTTTCTCGCGTATATGATAATCGGCTGGTGAGAGGAAAAGAGGTCCCTCGATTCCAAACTCCGAACCTTCAGCAGTCCCAATCACCACAAATCGCACGACCATCTAGCCCTGGAAGACGACCCAGATCGTATTCGGCTGGGGCCAGCATTCCTAAACAGCGTCGCCGAGAATTTGCCCGGGAACTTCGTCGGAGAAGACAGGAAATGAAAGAGCAAGCTCAAAGTAAACTTCTGGCCCAAGATACTGAAGAACGACCAATTTCAAAGTTCCAGGAAGTTATTCAGAGACTCAACGGCTCCCCATCCAATCCAACTTCCAGTGATAGCAGATCAAAGATTCTACAGCCCACATCCGCCCCTTCTAATCGTAATCATACTGCTACACCCACCACTCCTGCTATTCATATCGCTCCCCGTGGCCCCAGCCCTGAGGCCGAAGAAAAGATTTCCCAAGGCCGTCACCCCTCGCCAGCCCCTTACCAAAGACGCAGCCGAACTCCGGTTCCCACTTTCATCGACCCCGCCGACAAAGCGCTCCATAAGCTCGTATATGAACTTGGTTTTAACGAATCGGACGCCAAATGGGCACTTAAATGCACCGACACAGGCTTGTCACTGGACGTCGAAGCCGCTATTGAATTACTGCTCCCTAAAAGCGGGATTGGCAGTGACACCGTTGGAGGATGCGGCCGAGGGTGCACACTAAACGGGCACTCGCCGCCATCGTGCCCGAAGTTCCATgtcaagaaatcaagaacgACAGCGGGTACGGGCCTTTTGCACAGGCCTACTTGGAGGTGGGCTTAA
- a CDS encoding uncharacterized protein (antiSMASH:Cluster_4.1~EggNog:ENOG410PFAF~COG:G), with translation MAAVGSEHKEVSVRGMQAYRAPSLLQPHRARQALRDAYEGKIGPLLGFYLAFPTVPTARIAAQLGADFVWVDWEHSSCGVETMTSVVHAIQNVSEGRSMAFVRVPGHDHANIGFALDAGASVVVPQVDTVEQAEHVVSATKFGAVRKGSRSAPPARWLAGSSVTIDSSRSIWENVNNQAALIIQIESEIGIKNLDAILTLVGDQIDAVWIGTLDLRVSMGLDGLWGEEPEFQSAIRLYEETLRKHDKPNSGGCFTGNWSLGSNKSFVVVAGDWLGLLGQRDNIQTARENLPASDKRSKNRFAKGNENGTNL, from the exons ATGGCTGCTGTTGGCTCAGAGCACAAGGAAGTGAGCGTAAGGGGCATGCAAGCTTATCGAGCACCATCGCTTCTTCAGCCACATAGGGCTCGTCAGGCCTTGCGAGATGCATATGAGGGCAAGATTGGGCCCTTGCTCGGTTTCTACTTGGCGTTCCCGACCGTGCCCACTGCCAGAATCGCGGCCCAGCTGGGTGCTGACTTCGTCTGGGTGGATTGGGAGCACTCTTCCTGCGGTGTTGAGACCATGACAAGT GTCGTCCACGCGATCCAAAACGTGAGCGAAGGAAGAAGCATGGCGTTTGTTAG AGTCCCGGGTCATGATCACGCGAATATCGGCTTCGCATTGGATGCAGGTGCCTCGGTCGTAGTCCCGCAAGTCGACACCGTCGAGCAAGCCGAACACGTCGTCTCAGCCACCAAATTCGGCGCAGTACGGAAAGGAAGCCGTTCTGCACCTCCCGCCCGCTGGCTAGCGGGCTCCAGCGTCACCATTGACTCATCGCGTTCCATCTGGGAGAACGTCAACAACCAAGCTGCACTCATCATCCAAATCGAGTCCGAAATCGGCATCAAGAACCTAGACGCCATTCTCACACTGGTGGGAGACCAGATAGATGCTGTCTGGATTGGCACGCTCGACCTGCGCGTCAGCATGGGGTTGGACGGACTGTGGGGTGAAGAACCTGAGTTTCAGAGTGCGATTCGTCTGTACGAGGAAACGTTAAGGAAGCACGACAAACCAAACTCCGGCGGCTGTTTCACGGGGAACTGGAGCTTGGGTTCCAATAAGTCCTTTGTCGTCGTCGCTGGGGACTGGCTGGGCTTGTTGGGGCAGCGGGACAATATCCAAACCGCGAGAGAGAACCTGCCGGCTTCAGACAAGCGATCGAAAAACAGGTTTGCAAAGGGAAATGAGAACGGAACGAACTTGTAA
- a CDS encoding uncharacterized protein (antiSMASH:Cluster_4.1~EggNog:ENOG410PFFZ~COG:P~BUSCO:1784at33183), with protein MAHIAAGGLHKMKQAVQGMTEDKKIKDLARDTSDVHAPVTLTTDHGTKVSNTDNWLKAVDDHRTGPSLLEDQIAREKIHRFDHERIPERVVHARGTGAFGHFKVLESAADVTSAGVLTDTSRVTPVFVRFSTVQGSRGSADTVRDVRGFAVKFYTDEGNWDLVGNNIPVFFIQDAVKFPDFVHAVKPEPHNEVPQAQTAHNNFWDFVYLHPEATHMFMWAMSDRAIPRSFRMMQGFGVNTFVLVNKDGLRHFVKFHWMPELGVHSLVWDECLKVGGQDPDFHRKDLMEAIDNKAYPKWKLGIQVIPEEKEHDFEFDILDATKIWPEHLVPIRWVGELELNRNVDEFFPQTEQVAFCTSHIVPGIEFSDDPLLQGRNFSYFDTQISRLGINWEELPVNRPVCPVMNHHRDGQKRHRIMQGTVNYWPNRFEALPPANPNEGGFVSYPSKVSGVKARSVSKKFREHIRQAQLFYNSMSDHEKYHIKKAFAFELDHCDDPIVYNRLVERLTEIDLDLAQSVATMVGAPTPQKEGRPNKGEKTTGLSQPELNKQYAGEPTIKSRRIAILVGDGYDQVALISAKGAIKAAGAIPFIIGTKRQAIFADHEDPGKDKGLIPDHHYDGQRSTLFDATFIPGGSHIKKLGGIGQIRHWITESFGHLKPIGATGEAVNLVAQALSAVPEVDLADASDGKVVESYGVVTSSKLHEPESLAEGIRILKEASDFLGKFFYQVYESRNYEREMDGLVDKVAF; from the exons ATGGCTCATATTGCTGCAGGAGGCTTGCACAAGATGAAGCAGGCGGTGCAGGGCATGACAGAGGATAAGAAGATCAAAGACCTTGCTCGAGACACCTCCGACGTGCATGCTCCGGTAACACTTACCACAGATCATGGCACTAAAGTAAGCAATACGGACAATTGGCTCAAGGCAGTAGACGACCACAGAACTGGGCCATCGTTGCTGGAGGATCAGATTGCTCGTGAAAAG ATTCACCGTTTCGACCACGAGCGCATACCCGAGCGTGTCGTGCATGCCCGTGGAACTGGTGCTTTTGGCCATTTCAAAGTCCTCGAAAGCGCGGCCGATGTCACCTCAGCTGGTGTACTGACCGATACCTCTCGGGTAACTCCTGTATTTGTTCGATTCTCGACTGTCCAGGGGAGCCGGGGCAGTGCTGATACTGTTCGTGATGTCCGAGGTTTTGCGGTTAAATTTTACACCGATGAAGGTAATTGGGATCTTGTGGGGAATAATATACCGGTGTTTTTCATCCAAGATGCTGTCAAGTTTCCTGACTTTG TTCATGCTGTGAAGCCAGAACCTCATAATGAAGTTCCACAGGCTCAAACGGCACATAACAACTTCTGGGATTTTGTGTACTTACACCCAGAGGCTACTCACATGTTCATGTGGGCCATGTCTGACCGAGCCATTCCAAGGTCATTTCGAATGATGCAGGGATTTGGCGTCAATACCTTCGTTCTGGTTAATAAAGATGGGCTGCGACACTTTGTCAAGTTCCACTGGATGCCAGAATTAGGTGTTCATTCACTCGTGTGGGATGAATGCCTCAAAGTTGGGGGTCAAGACCCTGACTTCCATCGAAAGGACCTTATGGAGGCCATTGACAATAAAGCATATCCCAAGTGGAAGCTCGGAATTCAGGTGATTCCGGAGGAGAAGGAGCACGATTTTGAATTCGACATCTTAGACGCTACTAAGATCTGGCCAGAGCACTTGGTTCCGATTCGTTGGGTTGGTGAACTTGAGCTCAACCGCAACGTTGACGAGTTCTTCCCACAAACCGAACAAGTTGCCTTTTGCACGAGCCATATCGTTCCCGGTATAGAATTCTCAGACGATCCGCTGCTTCAAGGCCGCAACTTTTCATACTTTGATACTCAGATATCCAGGCTAGGAATTAATTGGGAAGAGCTTCCGGTCAACCGGCCCGTTTGTCCTGTTATGAATCACCATAGGGATGGGCAAAAGCGCCATCGGATCATGCAAGGCACAGTGAACTACTGGCCTAATAGATTCGAAGCCCTTCCTCCAGCAAACCCAAATGAAGGCGGTTTCGTGTCATACCCATCGAAGGTATCTGGCGTCAAAGCCCGTAGTGTGAGCAAGAAGTTCCGCGAACACATCAGGCAGGCCCAACTCTTTTACAATTCCATGAGCGATCATGAAAAGTATCATATCAAGAAAGCTTTCGCGTTTGAATTGGACCATTGCGATGACCCCATCGTATACAACCGCCTCGTTGAGCGACTCACCGAAATCGACCTCGATCTCGCCCAATCCGTCGCGACGATGGTTGGTGCACCAACTCCACAGAAAGAAGGTCGACCAAACAAAGGCGAAAAAACAACTGGCCTCAGCCAACCAGAACTTAACAAGCAATATGCCGGAGAGCCGACTATTAAATCCCGCCGTATAGCCATCCTCGTCGGCGACGGCTACGATCAAGTGGCATTAATCTCTGCAAAAGGCGCAATCAAAGCCGCCGGGGCCATCCCATTCATCATCGGCACAAAACGCCAGGCCATCTTTGCAGACCACGAAGATCCGGGCAAGGACAAAGGTTTGATTCCTGATCACCACTACGATGGCCAGCGCTCAACCTTGTTCGACGCGACTTTTATTCCTGGAGGGTCCCATATCAAAAAGCTGGGTGGAATCGGACAGATCCGACATTGGATCACAGAGTCGTTTGGACATCTCAAGCCCATAGGCGCCACTGGAGAAGCGGTTAATCTTGTCGCTCAGGCGCTAAGTGCTGTGCCGGAAGTTGACTTGGCGGATGCCTCTGATGGGAAAGTGGTTGAGTCTTATGGTGTGGTGACAAGTAGCAAATTGCATGAGCCGGAGAGTCTTGCCGAAGGTATTAGGATCCTCAAGGAGGCAAGCGACTTCCTGGGCAAGTTCTTTTATCAAGTTTATGAGTCCAGGAATTATGAGAGGGAGATGGACGGGTTGGTTGATAAGGTTGCTTTTTAG